From a single Drosophila sulfurigaster albostrigata strain 15112-1811.04 chromosome 3, ASM2355843v2, whole genome shotgun sequence genomic region:
- the LOC133846411 gene encoding larval cuticle protein 65Ag1-like → MKFLIVFVALFALVLAAPDAVQVHRQDSVVTADGYNFHTETSDGSRHQSSGKLLPGEEEDKGEYSVKGSYSFVADDGQTYTVDYIADKNGFQPSGAHLPIAPEALH, encoded by the exons ATGAAGTTCCTTATCGTCTTCGTCGCCCTCTTCGCCCTCGTCCTGGCTGCACCCGACGCAGTCCAAGTTCACAGACAAGACAGCGTCGTCACAGCTGATGGATATAATTTCCA CACTGAAACCAGTGACGGCTCCCGCCATCAGTCGAGTGGTAAACTGCTTCCAGGTGAAGAAGAAGATAAGGGTGAATATTCGGTCAAGGGTAGCTACAGCTTCGTTGCCGATGATGGCCAGACCTACACCGTTGACTACATCGCCGATAAGAACGGTTTCCAGCCTTCCGGTGCCCATTTGCCCATTGCCCCAGAGGCccttcattaa
- the LOC133846409 gene encoding flexible cuticle protein 12-like, which yields MKFLIVFVALFALAVASPVNPDADAVVLRQDADVGPENFKYAVETSNGINAESEGHLEGQGTEEEGIEVRGSFSHVGPDGVTYTVTYTAGKDGYQPQGAHLPVAPEA from the exons ATGAAGTTCCTCATCGTCTTCGTCGCCCTCTTCGCCCTGGCCGTGGCTAGCCCAGTTAATCCTGATGCAGATGCAGTTGTCTTGAGACAGGATGCCGATGTTGGACCTGAAAACTTCAAATACGC TGTCGAAACCTCGAATGGCATCAATGCAGAGAGCGAAGGTCATCTTGAGGGCCAAGGTACAGAGGAAGAGGGTATTGAAGTGCGTGGAAGCTTCAGCCACGTTGGCCCCGATGGTGTCACTTACACCGTCACTTACACCGCCGGTAAGGACGGTTACCAACCACAGGGTGCTCATCTGCCCGTTGCCCCCGAAGCTTAA